The Streptomyces achromogenes genome window below encodes:
- a CDS encoding SDR family NAD(P)-dependent oxidoreductase, whose product MNRSTGKTVLITGGTSGAGLVTAHRLVAEGAHVIVTGRTRARLDSAVHQLGPVPRGSWPTPPTSAQWTR is encoded by the coding sequence ATGAACCGCTCTACCGGGAAGACCGTCCTCATCACCGGCGGCACCAGCGGCGCCGGGCTCGTGACCGCACACCGCCTCGTTGCCGAAGGCGCCCACGTCATCGTCACCGGCCGCACCCGCGCACGGCTGGACTCCGCCGTCCACCAGCTCGGTCCCGTGCCTCGGGGATCGTGGCCGACGCCGCCTACCTCGGCGCAGTGGACACGCTGA
- a CDS encoding DUF7691 family protein → MSHNIAYSTADKADVLAYLGSNGDLSADRRRRLDAMRKAAQATQDDLDRQGVDWGISVPDALDHLIAGRTDSDAECAGNAYNCAVQHVIDHNASDSMQLGTYAKPATFFGLVDDEMRRLGVPADLLPHGYLYGGLPAGFPFIPHSIDGYPAIGHLPLAQTKPAAEAYRAVLDRMAPDLRYDVEELIEKLETEHTEWEYATKNISWYTQDTLFFKLT, encoded by the coding sequence ATGAGTCACAACATCGCGTACTCCACCGCAGACAAAGCCGACGTCCTCGCCTATCTGGGCAGCAACGGCGATCTGAGCGCAGACCGACGCCGCCGCCTCGACGCGATGCGCAAGGCCGCGCAGGCCACCCAGGACGACCTTGACCGTCAGGGCGTCGACTGGGGCATCTCCGTCCCCGACGCTCTCGATCACCTCATCGCCGGGCGCACCGACTCGGATGCGGAGTGTGCGGGCAACGCCTACAACTGCGCTGTGCAGCACGTCATCGACCACAACGCGTCCGACTCGATGCAGCTGGGCACCTATGCGAAGCCCGCGACCTTCTTCGGCCTGGTCGACGACGAGATGCGACGCCTCGGCGTCCCCGCCGACCTGCTGCCCCACGGCTATCTCTACGGCGGGTTGCCCGCCGGCTTCCCGTTCATACCGCACTCGATCGACGGCTACCCCGCCATCGGTCATCTGCCGCTCGCCCAGACCAAGCCCGCCGCCGAGGCCTACCGTGCCGTCCTGGACCGGATGGCCCCTGACTTGCGCTACGACGTGGAAGAGCTGATCGAAAAGCTCGAGACCGAGCACACCGAGTGGGAGTACGCAACGAAGAACATCAGCTGGTACACCCAGGACACCCTCTTCTTCAAGCTCACCTGA